Within bacterium, the genomic segment GGCCCAGATGCAGTCCCTTCCCTCTTCGGCGCAGCGCTGCGAGCGCTCGCATTCGACGTCGGTGTAGCCGCCGCGCTTGGGGCCGAGCGCGCCCAGCCCCGACTGCATCGGGAGGCGGGTCTCGATCGTCATGCGCACGTCAAGGCCGGTCTCCCGGCAGTGCTTCGCCTGAATGCACTGTGTGATGAACATGGCGGCCGCTTCCCCCGGACGGGATTATACCGGACAACCTTCGCCGCGGCAATAGCCGCGAAATGGACACGGGAGTCCGGACGGGGAATTGAGGGAATAGGGAGTAAGGAAAACAAGTTGGGAGTTCAGAGTTGAGCGTTGAGAGTTGGCTTCGCGGTAGGGCGCAATGAGGCATTGGTTTTAACTCTTAACCCTCAACCGGGCAACTATCTCGGGGCGCCGCGCCGGGAAAAAATCCGGGCTTCAACCTCTTGTTATCTTCAATTCCTGTCCGCCCCGTTTCGGGGTATAATCCGGACGGGGTGAATGATGAACCACCAAAGCGTAAAACCAAAGTTCGTGGTTGACGACCGCGGGCGCAGAAAATCCGTCCTGCTCACCGTCGCGGAGTACAGGCGGCTGATGAAGCGAATCGAGGATCTGGAAGACGCACTGGCGCTGGACGAAGCGCGAAAAACGGCGACCGGATTTACCGAATACTCGAAGATCCGCGAAGACCTGAAGAAAGCCGGAAGGTTATGAGCTACCTGCTGGTCGTCGACAACCGCGCGAGAAAAAAGCTGGAGGCGCTGCCGGACGACCTGCTAAAAAGGGTGGACAAAAAAATACTCGCCCTTGGCGATGAACCCAGGCCCGCCGGGTGCATCAAACTTGCGGCACGCGACGGCCCCGGATATCGGATCAGAGTCGGAGATATCAGAATCCTGTACGATGTGAACGACAAGGAAAAAATCGTCCGCGTTTTCAAAATCGAACGCCGAGAAAAGGCGTATAAGAAAAGATAATTGCGTCCGGCCGGGGCGGCCGGCCTCCTGTAGCGTTTTTTTGTTATCATTTGGCGCGATGGAGCGGGTGTCAGGCATCAGGTTTGATCGATTGGCGAGATACGCCGGGATCGGCTCGGACGGGCTACGCAATATGCACGGCAAAACCGCCGCCGTCGTTGGATGCGGCGGACTCGGCTCGGCGCTTATCACGCTTCTCGCGAG encodes:
- a CDS encoding type II toxin-antitoxin system RelE/ParE family toxin, with product MSYLLVVDNRARKKLEALPDDLLKRVDKKILALGDEPRPAGCIKLAARDGPGYRIRVGDIRILYDVNDKEKIVRVFKIERREKAYKKR